A region from the Benincasa hispida cultivar B227 chromosome 10, ASM972705v1, whole genome shotgun sequence genome encodes:
- the LOC120088918 gene encoding uncharacterized membrane protein At3g27390 isoform X1, producing the protein MRVPVGFFPKLWSFVSLLPFFFLLLLLGFLKAVIVAPIAAAIVVIGNSSVIVGLFPAHFFWTLFCLARTKRLGLVLKTVVLVCLPLPLMLWPVVGVVGSLLGGIGYGFFVPLIATFEAVGAGVTDKLYHCLADGCLSTIKASCLVVMDFTDFCFHSYFSYMDELSELMHSDEKPMEVKLSRLPCCLLASLIGVPVDFLFITLVALCRSPYMLFKGWKRLLEDLVGREGPFLEAVCVPFAGLAIILWPLAVVGAVTSAVVSSFFLGLYAGVIVHQEDSFRLGLAYVLSVVSIFDEYVNDLLYLREGSCIPRPKYRRNMSSDLEREHCGDDKNDRRSIRDGSNNHKLVSEQSRTLKWAIQHYKPIQVWDWLFKSCEVNGRILLQNGLITMENIEECILKGNCKKLSIKLPAWCILQCLLSSAKSNSSGLLISDDVELTRTNLPRDTMFEWFLGPLLIMKEQIKRLHLEENEEKCLRILIMRCRNEIPEDWDDFGFPSNDAVRRAQLQAIFRRLQGIVNSMSRIPTFRRRFRSLIKVLYVEGLQMGSSVKTMRTINGSKRFGEEETANTIRKAPSITDVV; encoded by the exons ATGCGAGTACCAGTTGGATTCTTCCCAAAGCTTTGGAGCTTCGTCTCCCtccttcctttcttcttcttgcttctCCTCCTTGGTTTCCTTAAAG CTGTAATCGTTGCCCCAATTGCGGCCGCCATTGTTGTGATTGGTAACTCATCTGTCATCGTTGGGCTCTTTCCTGCGCATTTTTTCTGGACTCTCTTCTGCTTGGCTAG aACCAAGAGGTTAGGTCTAGTTCTTAAGACTGTGGTGCTTGTTTGCTTGCCCCTACCACTGATGCTTTGGCCAGTTGTTGGTGTTGTTGGAAGCTTACTTGGTGGGATTGGATATGGGTTTTTCGTTCCTCTTATTGCAACTTTTGAGGCTGTTGGAGCCGGCGTTACTGACAAACTTTATCATTGTCTTGCT GATGGTTGTTTGTCCACAATTAAAGCAAGCTGTTTAGTTGTGATGGATTTTACAGATTTCTGCTTCCATTCTTATTTTTCATACATGGATGAACTGAGTGAGTTAATGCACAGTGATGAGAAGCCCATGGAAGTGAA GCTATCAAGACTTCCATGTTGTTTGTTGGCCAGTTTGATTGGTGTCCCAgttgattttctttttattacgTTAGTTGCATTATGCAGAAGTCCTTACATGTTATTCAAAGGATGGAAGAGGCTATTGGAAGATTTGGTTGGTAGAGAAGGACCATTCCTGGAGGCAGTATGTGTTCCATTTGCTGGTCTTGCCATCATTTTATGGCCCCTGGCTGTTGTCGGAGCGGTGACAAGTGCAGTTGTCTCTAGCTTTTTTTTGGGGCTCTATGCTGGAGTTATTGTTCATCAG GAAGACTCGTTTCGGTTGGGGCTTGCGTATGTCTTGTCGGTGGTTTCGATATTTGATGAGTATGTGAATGATCTACTCTACTTGCGGGAGGGATCTTGTATTCCCAG GCCAAAATATCGTAGAAACATGAGCTCAGACCTCGAGAGGGAGCATTGCGGTGATGACAAAAATGACAGGAGAAGTATAAGAGATGGTTCAAACAATCATAAACTTGTCTCAGAGCAGTCGAGAACATTGAAATGGGCGATCCAACATTACAAACCCATCCAG GTTTGGGATTGGTTGTTCAAGTCCTGTGAAGTCAATGGTAGAATACTTCTCCAAAACGGTCTGATAACAATGGAAAACATTGAGGAATGCATTCTAAAGGGAAACTGTAAGAAGTTAAGCATCAAGTTACCAGCATGGTGTATATTACAGTGCTTGCTTTCCTCTGCAAAGTCGAACTCCTCCGGGTTACTCATCT CTGATGATGTGGAGTTGACAAGGACAAACTTGCCAAGGGACACAATGTTTGAATGGTTTCTTGGGCCATTGTTAATTATGAAGGAGCAAATAAAGAGATTGCAtttagaagaaaatgaagaaaaatgctTGAGAATATTGATCATGAGATGCAGAAATGAAATACCTGAGGATTGGGATGACTTTGGCTTTCCTTCCAACGATGCCGTGAGGAGAGCGCAATTGCAAGCCATATTTAGAAG ATTGCAGGGTATTGTCAATTCGATGTCACGAATTCCGACTTTTCGACGTCGATTTAGGAGCTTGATCAAGGTATTGTATGTTGAAGGCCTCCAGATGGGCAGTTCAGTAAAGACTATGAGAACTATAAACGGCAGCAAGCGCTTTGGGGAAGAGGAAACAGCTAACACGATACGGAAAGCTCCAAGCATCACTGATGTAGTATGA
- the LOC120088918 gene encoding uncharacterized membrane protein At3g27390 isoform X2 → MRVPVGFFPKLWSFVSLLPFFFLLLLLGFLKAVIVAPIAAAIVVIGNSSVIVGLFPAHFFWTLFCLARTKRLGLVLKTVVLVCLPLPLMLWPVVGVVGSLLGGIGYGFFVPLIATFEAVGAGVTDKLYHCLADGCLSTIKASCLVVMDFTDFCFHSYFSYMDELSELMHSDEKPMEVKSPYMLFKGWKRLLEDLVGREGPFLEAVCVPFAGLAIILWPLAVVGAVTSAVVSSFFLGLYAGVIVHQEDSFRLGLAYVLSVVSIFDEYVNDLLYLREGSCIPRPKYRRNMSSDLEREHCGDDKNDRRSIRDGSNNHKLVSEQSRTLKWAIQHYKPIQVWDWLFKSCEVNGRILLQNGLITMENIEECILKGNCKKLSIKLPAWCILQCLLSSAKSNSSGLLISDDVELTRTNLPRDTMFEWFLGPLLIMKEQIKRLHLEENEEKCLRILIMRCRNEIPEDWDDFGFPSNDAVRRAQLQAIFRRLQGIVNSMSRIPTFRRRFRSLIKVLYVEGLQMGSSVKTMRTINGSKRFGEEETANTIRKAPSITDVV, encoded by the exons ATGCGAGTACCAGTTGGATTCTTCCCAAAGCTTTGGAGCTTCGTCTCCCtccttcctttcttcttcttgcttctCCTCCTTGGTTTCCTTAAAG CTGTAATCGTTGCCCCAATTGCGGCCGCCATTGTTGTGATTGGTAACTCATCTGTCATCGTTGGGCTCTTTCCTGCGCATTTTTTCTGGACTCTCTTCTGCTTGGCTAG aACCAAGAGGTTAGGTCTAGTTCTTAAGACTGTGGTGCTTGTTTGCTTGCCCCTACCACTGATGCTTTGGCCAGTTGTTGGTGTTGTTGGAAGCTTACTTGGTGGGATTGGATATGGGTTTTTCGTTCCTCTTATTGCAACTTTTGAGGCTGTTGGAGCCGGCGTTACTGACAAACTTTATCATTGTCTTGCT GATGGTTGTTTGTCCACAATTAAAGCAAGCTGTTTAGTTGTGATGGATTTTACAGATTTCTGCTTCCATTCTTATTTTTCATACATGGATGAACTGAGTGAGTTAATGCACAGTGATGAGAAGCCCATGGAAGTGAA AAGTCCTTACATGTTATTCAAAGGATGGAAGAGGCTATTGGAAGATTTGGTTGGTAGAGAAGGACCATTCCTGGAGGCAGTATGTGTTCCATTTGCTGGTCTTGCCATCATTTTATGGCCCCTGGCTGTTGTCGGAGCGGTGACAAGTGCAGTTGTCTCTAGCTTTTTTTTGGGGCTCTATGCTGGAGTTATTGTTCATCAG GAAGACTCGTTTCGGTTGGGGCTTGCGTATGTCTTGTCGGTGGTTTCGATATTTGATGAGTATGTGAATGATCTACTCTACTTGCGGGAGGGATCTTGTATTCCCAG GCCAAAATATCGTAGAAACATGAGCTCAGACCTCGAGAGGGAGCATTGCGGTGATGACAAAAATGACAGGAGAAGTATAAGAGATGGTTCAAACAATCATAAACTTGTCTCAGAGCAGTCGAGAACATTGAAATGGGCGATCCAACATTACAAACCCATCCAG GTTTGGGATTGGTTGTTCAAGTCCTGTGAAGTCAATGGTAGAATACTTCTCCAAAACGGTCTGATAACAATGGAAAACATTGAGGAATGCATTCTAAAGGGAAACTGTAAGAAGTTAAGCATCAAGTTACCAGCATGGTGTATATTACAGTGCTTGCTTTCCTCTGCAAAGTCGAACTCCTCCGGGTTACTCATCT CTGATGATGTGGAGTTGACAAGGACAAACTTGCCAAGGGACACAATGTTTGAATGGTTTCTTGGGCCATTGTTAATTATGAAGGAGCAAATAAAGAGATTGCAtttagaagaaaatgaagaaaaatgctTGAGAATATTGATCATGAGATGCAGAAATGAAATACCTGAGGATTGGGATGACTTTGGCTTTCCTTCCAACGATGCCGTGAGGAGAGCGCAATTGCAAGCCATATTTAGAAG ATTGCAGGGTATTGTCAATTCGATGTCACGAATTCCGACTTTTCGACGTCGATTTAGGAGCTTGATCAAGGTATTGTATGTTGAAGGCCTCCAGATGGGCAGTTCAGTAAAGACTATGAGAACTATAAACGGCAGCAAGCGCTTTGGGGAAGAGGAAACAGCTAACACGATACGGAAAGCTCCAAGCATCACTGATGTAGTATGA